The Roseofilum reptotaenium CS-1145 sequence TACAATAAACCCGGCTTCTTTTAATCCTAGGGATTAAGCCTGATGAGAGAAACTAGATAGAATTGGGACTGGGGAGTTTAGATTAACCACAGCCGTTGTAGATGGCGTTCGGCATCCCAGTAAGCGGTGCGAGAATGGAGCATCCGATGGTTAAAATCAATAAACCGTTTTGGGGAATGCGGATAGATTCGTGATTTTGGTCAAACCAAGTAATAATTTTATCGCAGAGATGCAGTAACCAGGAATCCCTAACTGAGGGCGAAGTTTGGGTCATCTCTGGCGATGGGTTTCCGTAAATCAGGGTGTTGTAAGAAAAGCGAAATAGGGGTTTATTCTGATTCAGGGAAAGGATAGGACGCAGGAGTTTTTGGTTGCCATTTTTGGAGACAAAAGGATAGTGACGAGCGAGCATCTTTTGTTGGTCGATCTCTGTGAGATGTCCGAGCAAGTCTTGTCCGTCTGCCAGGGTGGTATAGCCACCGCCAAACCGGTCGGGTTCTAGGCAATACAGGGCTAAATAGTTGGGCGGAACGAGGAGATCGCTGCCGTCGGTATGGGGACGCAGAGGATTTTGGCTTTGGGAATCTGACAGGTTTTGTTTACCGAGATTGGCTTTAACAGTGTAGATGGTTTGACCGTTTTCTTGGGTCATGGTTTGGCATTGAGCTATCTGTTTTGCCAGGGTTTGCCAGATGTCTTGGGGGACATTAGGAAGCAAGACCCAACCGTTTTGATGCAGGTTTTGGCCGATGGCGTTGATGCCATTGGTTTCGAGTGATAAAATCATGGTGTTGAAAATTAGTGTGTGGCCTTAAGTCGAGGTTTTGGCTTAAGGTTTTTTGTTGACGAAGCGGGTTCTTTGAACTGGCTTCCTATATTTTTTTTATAGCGAGTTTTTGCTGGGAAAATCAAGGGGTTCATGACTCACTTTTTCTCTAGAATTAAAGGGTATATCTCTTGATGTCTAAAGTGGTTTATTGCTGACCTTTTGACTCTGATTGACTCCGGATGTCTACGCATGTCTCAAAATGTCTCCTAATTACGGTAAAGCGGATCGATCAAGATTTTTTTTGCTATGGTAAATATAAGTTGACTGATGTTTTAGAGAGCAAAATGGAACATTTAGGAGTTAAAGTTATGCAACCAGTTGATATTCCAGAGCGCTATGAAAGGCTATTTTTGGAGAGTAGAGCTAGGCAACTGGGGTTATCAGGCATTACACTTGATGTGTTTAAAACACGGTTATGTAAAGATAACTTAAATAAGCAGTGGTGTGAGTTAACGGAGGAGCTGCCGGGTTCGATTAATGGAGACAATGCGCGGAAAAATGTTTGGGGTAAAGAGATTAGTAAGGCTCTGAAGGAAGCGGGATTTAATGCTCAGGAGAATGGTAAAAAGCTTTGGCTGGATGTGCACAAATGGTTGGAGCAGAAGTATGAACCCTGGTTATGGGAGATGCTAACGCAGAAATTGGAACGGGCACAGGATATGGGGTTTCTTGAAACTGGCACACATGAACCTAAAGTCGCTGATTTGGGGCGTTATAGACCTTCTGAACCTTATGTGAAGCGGGTGAAGGGAGAGAGTCAGTTGATATTGGAGATAAGGGTAAGACAACCGGCTCATTTAACCCTATTGCTTAGGGAAGCTAATCAGGAAGTTTGGTGTTTATGTCCGTCAGAATACATACCGAATAGTAAACTTGAAACTGGGAAGCATATATTTCCCCAACCATGTTCACATAATGAAGACTTCCATGTATTTGGTATATCTGATGTTGTGGGGAAGGAGCAGTGGTTAGCGCTGCTGACTCTAGAGGCTCCTAGGTTTGGATGGTTACAAAACACAGAGGATGTATCGGAGAACCAGTTGGAACCATCGGAGTATCAGTTGGAGCCGATGGATTTGCAGGAGGTATTGGATTATGTGAGCCAGGGGAAGAATAGACGCTTACTGTATACCGAGTATGAGGTGTATTAGCTGGGAGCTAAGAAACCGAGACCTTTATTGAGAACTCCATTGCTAAAGGAGCAAGAGCTGATGATTTATAGTCATTTTAATTAAGATTGACACACCAAGCTCTATCTACAACAAGGATATCTGTAGGGGCGAACGGCCGTTCGCCCCTACAACCATGCCCCATCCTTAATTAAAACAACTATAGTTTACAGAAGGTGGTTTAGTGGCGATTGAGCAACTGTAAACAAGTTTTCTTTTAATTGAACTATGAATAAACACCCAATCAAAAAATTTATGACATCTATCAAACAGTGGCACAACGAACTTGTCACGTCCTTGATGTTGAAAGCTCTGAACGAGAAAATCGTGCCACTGCACTACCAGGAGCAACATACAGAAATTTTCCAACCTTTAGAGTGGAAAAACCTCAGCGAGCAACACTTGCTACTCTTTGATCGGGGCAAATACGAAGAAGCTATTTCCAAGGCAGAAAGGGTGCTGAAACTGGCGCGGGAGATTTGGGGTAATGAGCATAAAAATGTAGCTACGAGCGCTAACGGCCTGGCAAATTTGTACCAGGTTCAGGGAAAATACTCAGAAGCCGAACTCCTATATGAAGAGGCTATACGCATAGGCCGCATGACAAACCATCCCGAACTGGCTAAATTGCTGGGCAACTTTGCAGAACTCTGCCGCGTTCAAGGCGAATACTCAAAAGGCGAACTTTTGTGCAAAGAAGGTGTAGAAGTAGGTCGTTCCCTACCCGATAACCATACCGACTTAGCTCTCTGCCTGAATATCTTGGCTCTGTTGTACCAATTTCAAGGCAAATATTCAGAAGTCGAATCTTTGTTCAAAGAAGCTATAGAAATAGACCGTACACTACCCAATAACGATCTTAACTTGGCTAGAGACTTCAACAGAATGGCAGGATTGTACCTACTTCAAGGTAGATACTCAGAAGCCGAACTCTTATTACAAAAAGCTACAGATATATTCCGCAGGGCTTTACCCCAGAACCATCCCAACCTAGCTACCCACCTGCACAATGTGGCAGTATCCTACCAGTATCAAGGCAGATACTCAGAAGCCGAACCCTTGTTCCAAGAAGCTATAGAAATAGACAGTATTGCTCTACCCGATGGTCATCCCGACCTGGCTCAACACCATTGCAATTTCGCTTGGTTGTACAAGGATCAAGGCAGATACACAGAAGCCTTGCAGCAATTCCAAGCTTCTCTGGAGTGCGAACAAAAGCGACTGCGCTATATCTTCAGCACCCATTCTGACAGAGAGCGCCGGGAATATCTGCAATCAAACCGCCAAACCTATGATGTATTCCTCAGCCTAGTGTCCCAGTATCTAGCCGATGACCCAGAAGCAGTGGGAGCCGCTCTCGATGCTGTGTTGCGGCGCAAGTCCTTGACCACCGAAGCTCTGGCGGCCCAGAGTGCAGCTATCTATAGCGGCCGCTATGGAAAAGCAGTTATCGCTCTGTTTCGTAAGAGACAAGCCTATCTGGAGAAACTGGGGGAAGCCATGTATACCCCACCCGCACCTCAGATTGACCGAGAGGTTGACCGACAACAGCGAGAGCAGTATTGCCAGTTCGTCAAAGACCTACAAACGAAAGCAGAAACTCTAGAAAAACAACTGGCCAAGAAAGTACCGGAACTGCAACTGAACCAACAAACCATCAACTGGCAAGAGATTGCAAAGGAACTGCCGAAAGGTTGGGCGTTGGTGGAGTTTGTCCGCTTCCGTCACCGTGATTTTGAAGGCAAAAAGTGGCAAGAGGAGCGCTATCTGGCGTTTACGGTGATGGCGCACCAACCGGAGCAAGTGCGGTTAATTGATTTAGGAGAAGCTCAAGCCTTAGACAGGTTGATTACCCAGTTTCGCCACTATTTTATCGGCCCAGGGGATAAACTGGGGCGTTATAGGCCTGGATTTGCCCAGCAGCAAGCGAAGAAGCAGGAAAAACTCTATCAGGTTCTCTGCCGACCGTTGATTGAGGTGTTGGGTGGGGCTTCTCACTGGTTCCTGGCTCCGGATAGTGCGTTGAATTTGTTGCCGTTTCAGATTTTGCCAATGCCCTCATCCGCAAATTCTCTCCCTTCGGCAAGCTCAGGGCAACGCCTACGGGAGAGGTGGGTTAGTGGAGATGGCTTTGCTCCATCCCGTTCCGCTCCCCATAACGGTTATCTGGGTGATATGTATAGTATGAGTTACCTGAGTTCAGGACGCGACCTGCTGCGTCAGTCACCGAAGCGTAAGCCGAATACCTGTCCGGCAACGATTCTAGCTGACCCTGATTATGATTGGGATGGGGTTCCCTTCGACTCCGCTCAGGGAACGCTCTCGGCTCAGGGAACACCTTCTGTTGAGGGCAAGTTGGGAGTGGAAACCCTGGCGACGCTCTCCGGGTTTGAGCGTGCCGCAGGAACCGATATCTTTGGTCGCCAAGTTGCTGAACTGCTGAAGATGCAACCCTACCTGGATAAAGAAGCCGTTTCCACCCATCTCACCGATAGCGCCTGTCCCCGCATCCTCGCCATTGCCACCCACGGCTTCGCCCGCATGGGACAAAAGCCTTATCGCGAGTTCGTTCTCGCCTTACTTGCGACTGATGTAGAACAACACACGAAACTCTTTGAGCAAAATCCCCACTTAATGAACCCGCACCTATTGGAATTCATTGAGCAAGCCGCACAATATAACGACGCAGAGAATCCCGAAATTAGCCAATGCCTCCTCAATCTTACCCCGCAAATCCAAGCCTACCTCAACGCCCATCCCCCCAGCCGCCTGGATGCGGAAGATGCGGATGATGCCATGTACCGGGCGGGGGTTGCCCTCGCCGGAGCCAATGTCTGGAACCAGGGTAAGCCGCTCCCAGAGGGGATGAAGGGGATTCTGTTTGCCCAGGATATCGCCTCCTTAGACCTGTGGGGCAATGAACTCAGCGCCCTGATTGCCTGCCAAACCGGACTCGGTGAGGTGTCGTCTGGGGAGGGCGTATTTGGCTTACGCCGGGCATTTGTGGTGGCTGGGTCAAAAACGCTGATTATGAGCCTCTGGTCGGTTCCTGCCCTGGCTACGGCGTATCTAATGGAATGGTTTTTCCACTACCTCGACCAAGGTGAAGGACGTGCCGCAGCCCTTGCCACCGCTCAGTCTGATGTCCGCAGGGTGACGGCGGGAGAGCTGCATCAGTCGGAGTTAGGGCAGGCTATTTTACAGGAGTTAGGGAAAGATTACGCGGATAAGGAGTGCCCCCTGTCCCATCCGTATTATTGGGGTGCGTGGGTGTGCCAGGGGGATATTGGGGGATTAGCAATTAATGCTTGATGGGAGAATGGGGGGAAATTGCCTTTTGCCGATTCCCCATCCTCACCAAGCTATGGCAAACTATATAACGGCAACCGATCGCGTCACGGTGTGAGTACAACCATGAGTGAATTTTTAGATTATCTCAAACCCAACTATAAATATGCTTATGTGGCAACGGGGGAATTTAAGCCAGGTAAGTTTGCTGAGGCACGAGAATTGTATGAAGAGGCGATCGCTACCTATAGCGAGGGATTTGAGGGAGCCTACTTGCTACAAGAACCGGGAAGCGACCGAGGAATTGCGGTAATCTTCTGGGATCATATTGAAGATATGGAAGCCAATAAGAGTGAGGCAAACGAAAAGATTTTACACAAGATGCTACCGTTGTTTGTTCAACCTCCGGTAACCACCTTTTATGAAGTCTGTAGTGAAATTAAGCCTAAATAGAGGCAGGATGTGGGGGAGAACAATTTTTCTCTCCTACAGCTACAGCATAGAAAAGGAGAATTAGGCATATTGTCTATTGCCTATTGCCTGAAACAATAACCTCTAACTGTCCTAACTCACTCCTTCTCTGCTATACACCCTATGAATACAACCAGAAATAGGTCACCATGGGAATCACAGTTGCCAGAATCAGCAACACAACTACCCAAACCATAGCGTTAGAGTTCTTGGTTTCTTCTGCCGAAGCAAACGTACTTTCTGCTTGAATCGTGTCTTCAACTACGGGAGGGCCGGGATCGGGATTACCAGATAGAATAGCGGTTAAGCGATCGCCTGCGCCTAAAAAGGCTCGATTGTAGCGATCGCCACTGCGCAACGGCACTTGCACCGTTTCGCTCGACACACTCTCAGCCATCTCATCAGACAACAGATCTTGCGTTCCCTCTCCTGTCTGAATGGCCGAATTATTGGTCACTACATCCAACACCAATAACACTTGATTACGTTGTTCCTCTACAGTAGGAAACCACTTTTCAAACAAATCATGGGTAAAGCTATCAATCGTTTCCCCATAATCTAAACGACGAATCGTTACCAAGCGCACCTCATTCCCGGTTTCTTCAGATAGTTCACTGAACTGTTTACTGAGTTTTCCTTCATTTAAGCGACTAATCACATCCGCTTGATCGACTATCCAAGTCGCCTCTCCTGCCTCCACCACAGGCATTTGATAAACCCCCGTAGCTTCTGCCAGTTGCGGATTCATCCACCACAGAAACAGAGTCAAAATACTGATTAATAATCCCCGAACTGTTGTTTTCATTTTAAATATTGCCTCATTAAAATCCTATCTATCATTTTCATACAATTTATCTGAGGAAAGAGCAAAACCCGGTTTTTCCTATTTCCTACTCACGGATGTACCAAATACACCGAACAGGGAACATGATGAATCACATAATTACTCACACTACCTAAAAACCATTCCGTTAGATTCGAGCGTCCCCGCCGTCCCATCACCACTAAATCTGCATTCCAAGACTGAGCAAGATCGCAGATAACGCGCCCTGGATTACCATAGGTTTGGGTTAATTCCGTTTCAAGGCCGGCTTGAATGGCTCGATCTTCAAAGGTTTTGAGTAACTCTAAGCTCTCTTGTTCAAATTTGGCCCATTGATCGTGATAGGATTTCACCCAATCCATACTCAACTGCCCTTCAATCCCTAAACTCATGATCCGAGGATCGGAAGGACTATCAGAGGATTGACTGGATAATACATGT is a genomic window containing:
- a CDS encoding antibiotic biosynthesis monooxygenase; protein product: MSEFLDYLKPNYKYAYVATGEFKPGKFAEARELYEEAIATYSEGFEGAYLLQEPGSDRGIAVIFWDHIEDMEANKSEANEKILHKMLPLFVQPPVTTFYEVCSEIKPK
- a CDS encoding DUF4384 domain-containing protein; the encoded protein is MTDVLESKMEHLGVKVMQPVDIPERYERLFLESRARQLGLSGITLDVFKTRLCKDNLNKQWCELTEELPGSINGDNARKNVWGKEISKALKEAGFNAQENGKKLWLDVHKWLEQKYEPWLWEMLTQKLERAQDMGFLETGTHEPKVADLGRYRPSEPYVKRVKGESQLILEIRVRQPAHLTLLLREANQEVWCLCPSEYIPNSKLETGKHIFPQPCSHNEDFHVFGISDVVGKEQWLALLTLEAPRFGWLQNTEDVSENQLEPSEYQLEPMDLQEVLDYVSQGKNRRLLYTEYEVY
- a CDS encoding universal stress protein, with protein sequence MVSRILVALDRSPTSHTIFEHTLVLTQAYSARLMLLHVLSSQSSDSPSDPRIMSLGIEGQLSMDWVKSYHDQWAKFEQESLELLKTFEDRAIQAGLETELTQTYGNPGRVICDLAQSWNADLVVMGRRGRSNLTEWFLGSVSNYVIHHVPCSVYLVHP
- a CDS encoding CHAT domain-containing tetratricopeptide repeat protein produces the protein MTSIKQWHNELVTSLMLKALNEKIVPLHYQEQHTEIFQPLEWKNLSEQHLLLFDRGKYEEAISKAERVLKLAREIWGNEHKNVATSANGLANLYQVQGKYSEAELLYEEAIRIGRMTNHPELAKLLGNFAELCRVQGEYSKGELLCKEGVEVGRSLPDNHTDLALCLNILALLYQFQGKYSEVESLFKEAIEIDRTLPNNDLNLARDFNRMAGLYLLQGRYSEAELLLQKATDIFRRALPQNHPNLATHLHNVAVSYQYQGRYSEAEPLFQEAIEIDSIALPDGHPDLAQHHCNFAWLYKDQGRYTEALQQFQASLECEQKRLRYIFSTHSDRERREYLQSNRQTYDVFLSLVSQYLADDPEAVGAALDAVLRRKSLTTEALAAQSAAIYSGRYGKAVIALFRKRQAYLEKLGEAMYTPPAPQIDREVDRQQREQYCQFVKDLQTKAETLEKQLAKKVPELQLNQQTINWQEIAKELPKGWALVEFVRFRHRDFEGKKWQEERYLAFTVMAHQPEQVRLIDLGEAQALDRLITQFRHYFIGPGDKLGRYRPGFAQQQAKKQEKLYQVLCRPLIEVLGGASHWFLAPDSALNLLPFQILPMPSSANSLPSASSGQRLRERWVSGDGFAPSRSAPHNGYLGDMYSMSYLSSGRDLLRQSPKRKPNTCPATILADPDYDWDGVPFDSAQGTLSAQGTPSVEGKLGVETLATLSGFERAAGTDIFGRQVAELLKMQPYLDKEAVSTHLTDSACPRILAIATHGFARMGQKPYREFVLALLATDVEQHTKLFEQNPHLMNPHLLEFIEQAAQYNDAENPEISQCLLNLTPQIQAYLNAHPPSRLDAEDADDAMYRAGVALAGANVWNQGKPLPEGMKGILFAQDIASLDLWGNELSALIACQTGLGEVSSGEGVFGLRRAFVVAGSKTLIMSLWSVPALATAYLMEWFFHYLDQGEGRAAALATAQSDVRRVTAGELHQSELGQAILQELGKDYADKECPLSHPYYWGAWVCQGDIGGLAINA
- a CDS encoding TauD/TfdA family dioxygenase; its protein translation is MILSLETNGINAIGQNLHQNGWVLLPNVPQDIWQTLAKQIAQCQTMTQENGQTIYTVKANLGKQNLSDSQSQNPLRPHTDGSDLLVPPNYLALYCLEPDRFGGGYTTLADGQDLLGHLTEIDQQKMLARHYPFVSKNGNQKLLRPILSLNQNKPLFRFSYNTLIYGNPSPEMTQTSPSVRDSWLLHLCDKIITWFDQNHESIRIPQNGLLILTIGCSILAPLTGMPNAIYNGCG
- the psb32 gene encoding photosystem II repair protein Psb32, with protein sequence MKTTVRGLLISILTLFLWWMNPQLAEATGVYQMPVVEAGEATWIVDQADVISRLNEGKLSKQFSELSEETGNEVRLVTIRRLDYGETIDSFTHDLFEKWFPTVEEQRNQVLLVLDVVTNNSAIQTGEGTQDLLSDEMAESVSSETVQVPLRSGDRYNRAFLGAGDRLTAILSGNPDPGPPVVEDTIQAESTFASAEETKNSNAMVWVVVLLILATVIPMVTYFWLYS